The following are encoded together in the Methanosarcina flavescens genome:
- a CDS encoding YqaA family protein yields MLEALTSFLADYGYLNLFVLSFLASTILPLGSEALIIALIYQDFNPFAVVMVATLGNFLGSCTTYYLGLKGRPVLEKYLSPSPEKIEKIEKFFKKYGLYTLLFTWVPGIGDIITMVAGLMQLPFRYFSVMVFLGKFGRYFTVAYLTAFFSN; encoded by the coding sequence ATGCTTGAAGCCTTGACTTCCTTTCTTGCCGATTACGGTTATCTGAATCTCTTTGTGCTGAGCTTTCTGGCTTCCACAATTTTGCCTTTAGGGTCGGAAGCGCTCATAATAGCTCTCATTTATCAGGACTTCAATCCTTTTGCTGTCGTTATGGTAGCGACTTTAGGCAATTTTCTCGGATCCTGCACGACTTACTATCTCGGATTAAAAGGGCGTCCGGTACTTGAAAAATACCTATCTCCTTCCCCTGAGAAGATTGAGAAAATTGAAAAATTTTTTAAAAAATATGGTCTTTATACCCTGCTTTTCACCTGGGTACCGGGTATAGGAGATATAATTACCATGGTTGCCGGGCTTATGCAGCTCCCTTTCCGGTACTTTTCTGTCATGGTTTTTCTTGGTAAATTTGGGCGTTATTTTACAGTTGCATATCTGACAGCTTTCTTTAGCAATTGA
- a CDS encoding energy-coupling factor ABC transporter substrate-binding protein, whose product MSRKLEIIVLAIILIFAIQFVYMSSTTDAEYMGADGQAEDAIIEITGGTYEPVAEPFWEPPSGEIESLLFGLQAAIGAGILGYFFGYYRAKKRYESDLAYGEKSKSEGDSQSL is encoded by the coding sequence ATGAGCAGAAAACTGGAAATTATTGTGCTTGCCATCATCTTGATCTTTGCAATTCAGTTTGTCTATATGTCTTCGACAACAGATGCCGAATATATGGGAGCCGACGGGCAGGCTGAAGACGCAATAATTGAAATCACTGGCGGAACCTATGAACCTGTAGCAGAACCCTTCTGGGAACCTCCGAGCGGTGAAATCGAGAGCCTACTCTTTGGGCTTCAGGCTGCTATAGGTGCAGGCATCCTGGGATATTTCTTCGGATATTACAGGGCCAAAAAGAGATATGAAAGCGACCTTGCCTACGGAGAAAAAAGTAAGTCCGAAGGAGATAGCCAGTCCCTGTAA
- a CDS encoding energy-coupling factor ABC transporter permease, with amino-acid sequence MHIMEGFLNAPWWQLWFIVSVPVILYGIYKMNRLVNEKREILPLLAVAGAFIFVLSALKLPSVNGSCSHPTGTGIAAIMFGPAISAVLGTIVLLYQALFLAHGGLTTLGANVFSMGIAGPLAAYIVYKAGMKARINFYFVVFLATAIGDWATYGVTSVQLALAYPEGNILTLGGFLAQLKIFGAIFGLTQLPLAIMEGAVSALLFKYVVNVKSDILVEMKVIEAAVVRKLRGSSA; translated from the coding sequence ATGCATATAATGGAAGGTTTTTTAAACGCCCCCTGGTGGCAGTTGTGGTTTATAGTATCCGTACCGGTGATACTGTATGGGATTTATAAAATGAACAGGCTTGTAAATGAAAAACGTGAGATACTGCCTCTTCTGGCTGTTGCAGGTGCGTTTATTTTCGTGCTCTCTGCACTGAAATTACCTTCTGTTAACGGAAGTTGTTCTCATCCTACCGGAACCGGGATTGCTGCAATCATGTTCGGACCGGCGATTTCTGCAGTGCTCGGGACCATCGTGCTTCTCTACCAGGCTCTATTCCTTGCCCATGGCGGATTGACAACCCTTGGAGCAAATGTATTCTCTATGGGAATAGCAGGCCCTCTGGCAGCATATATTGTTTATAAGGCAGGTATGAAAGCCAGGATTAATTTTTATTTCGTTGTCTTCCTTGCTACAGCTATTGGAGATTGGGCAACTTATGGCGTAACTTCTGTACAGCTTGCGCTTGCCTATCCTGAAGGAAATATCCTTACCTTAGGAGGATTTCTGGCCCAACTTAAGATATTCGGGGCTATCTTTGGACTTACGCAGCTGCCTCTGGCAATTATGGAAGGTGCGGTCAGTGCTCTGCTCTTCAAGTACGTGGTCAACGTAAAAAGTGATATCCTTGTGGAGATGAAAGTAATTGAAGCTGCAGTTGTTCGAAAACTTAGAGGGAGCTCAGCATGA